In the genome of Methanobrevibacter sp., the window TTATCCTTAAGGATTTTAAGCTTTTCAACACTTTTGTCCTTAATATTGTCAACACGTGCTGCCATAGTCATTATTTCAATATTCGGCAAATATTTGTTTATTAAATCACAAATTTCATTTAACCTATTGAAACTCAATACAAAAGGGTCTGCACTTAAAAGTTGCAGCCTATCCGTTTCAGGATATACAGATGCAATCTCTTTGATGTCCTCTTCAATCCAATCCATCGGAGATGGCCTGTATTTTACTGAAGAGTACATATTGCAGAATTTACACTTATTATGACTGCATCCCTGTGTAATCTCAAGAAGAGGGGATGGCGGTTCATATGGGTTTCTATAAACAGTTCCAGTATAATGCATAAATTTAACTCCAATTTTGATTTATCTCAAAACAATGTTAAATAATTTTGTCACTTTAAGGAAAAAATGTTTACAAATACAACATTTTTAAATACTTCATTTAAAATAAGATTTAATATGAAAGATAGTATTTTAGGTTTTGGTGCAATGCGACTTCCACAGATTGACGCTGCAAATCCGGCATCCATAAACATGGACGAGTTTAAACAAATGGTTGACTATTATATGGAACAGGGCTTTGATTATTTTGATACATCATATGCATATCATGGTGAAAGATCGGAAAATGCCTTAAAAAAGGCATTGGTTGAAAGATATCCACGAGACTCATTCAGAATAGCCGATAAGATACCGACATGGTTACTTACATGTGAAGATGACAATGAAAAATATGTCAACATGATGCTTGAAAGATTAGGAATAGAATATTTTGATGTTTTGCTGATACATAACGTAAACAAAGCGTTTATAAATTTGGTGGAAGAATTTAAAACCTTTGATTACCTCAAGAAATTGAAAGAAAAAGGCATTGCCAAAAAAATAGGATTCAGTTACCATGACAAGGCGGATTTACTTGAGGAAATTTTAGAAAAGTACTCAGACATTATCGATGTGGTGCAGCTACAGTTAAACTATATGGACTGGGCAGACCAAAGGGTTCAGTCTAAAAAGTGCCATGATTTATGTGTAAAATACGGCATTGAAATAATCGTCATGGAACCAATTAAAGGCGGAACTCTTGTAAATATTGCAGACAGCGTAAAAGAACAATTTAAAGAATATTCAGATAAATCAATTGCTGAGTGGGCTTTAAGATTCGCAGGTTCTCAGGAAAACGTTTCAGTAGTTTTAAGCGGAATGGGTTCAGTAGAACAAATGAAGGAAAATTGTGAAACATTCCAAAACTTCGAAAAAATAACAAAAGAAGACCATCGCTTTTTGATGAAAATGGCTCGTGAAATCAAAAAGACACTGGCTATTGACTGCAGTTACTGCGGATACTGTGTAAAGGAATGTGAGGAAAATATACCGATTCCTGATTTATTCAATTTATACAACAGTGAGAAATTATATTCCCTAGTAGCCAATTTTGCAAATTATACAACCATCACAACAGACAAGGCACCTGCATCTGCATGTACCCAATGCAGAAGCTGCATAGACATCTGTACTCAGCAGCTGGACATTCCGGAGTTACTGATTGATGTTGCCGAGCTATTTGAATAAGGGAGATTAATTACTCCCTAAAATTCTTTATTTTCCAAAACATTGAAATTAAAGATTCAATGTCTGGAACATATGCTTTTAATATTAAAAAAAAATTATTCCTGAATGGTGTTTGAATTTTGGTTGTATGCTTTTGCAACTGCTTTCCATTCACCGTCCATTTTTAACATAAGTAAAACATCGGTGAAGTCAATACGGCCACCCCAGCTTTCTTCAAGGACACGAACAACAGCTAAAGTTTCTTCTAAAAGGATTACATCAATTCTTCCTTTAAATTCATCGCCAGCGGCTACACTGTCAACATTATCATAGAACTGTTCAATAGAACCATGTTCCAAATCACCATCCAAATATCCGAAAAGAACTGCTTCATCAACAAAAAGTTCTCTAGCATATTTACTGTTTCCTTCAGCCACACTTTTTACAAATTTTTCTGCTGCTTTTTCTACAGCTTCATATTCACTAATATCAGATCTCATGATTATTAGTAGTTTCATTATAGTTAAAAATAATCCGTAATTTTAAAATTACTTAATTGATTTATAATAATGCCAACATA includes:
- a CDS encoding aldo/keto reductase yields the protein MKDSILGFGAMRLPQIDAANPASINMDEFKQMVDYYMEQGFDYFDTSYAYHGERSENALKKALVERYPRDSFRIADKIPTWLLTCEDDNEKYVNMMLERLGIEYFDVLLIHNVNKAFINLVEEFKTFDYLKKLKEKGIAKKIGFSYHDKADLLEEILEKYSDIIDVVQLQLNYMDWADQRVQSKKCHDLCVKYGIEIIVMEPIKGGTLVNIADSVKEQFKEYSDKSIAEWALRFAGSQENVSVVLSGMGSVEQMKENCETFQNFEKITKEDHRFLMKMAREIKKTLAIDCSYCGYCVKECEENIPIPDLFNLYNSEKLYSLVANFANYTTITTDKAPASACTQCRSCIDICTQQLDIPELLIDVAELFE
- a CDS encoding nuclear transport factor 2 family protein, coding for MRSDISEYEAVEKAAEKFVKSVAEGNSKYARELFVDEAVLFGYLDGDLEHGSIEQFYDNVDSVAAGDEFKGRIDVILLEETLAVVRVLEESWGGRIDFTDVLLMLKMDGEWKAVAKAYNQNSNTIQE